TATACCATAGCCACTTAAAAGCAGTCTTCCTGGACCCTTGAAAAGAGAACCGCGTGGCGCATTGAATACCTGTAAGGCAGTTGGTCCTCTGGGTAATCCACATGGTAACGGATGAAAAACCTCTCTGAGTCCTCCCTCTCCCCGTACGTCACCACGCTGCCATTGAGTGATGAAACAGAGGGCAGGCTGCAAGGACAAAGGGTGAGCGTTTTATGTAGCTATAAAGACGTGACACTGTGCGCGTGTTAATGCAACGTCAGTCATtgagaactgggatgttttggCGGGGGAACGTACTGTGCCACCATCAGGCTCCGGCGCTCAGTGTTGGTGTAGTTCTGTAGCAAGGGAATCCCCTGGAGCCTCACGTCTTCCAGTTTAGGGAAGTGGTTAAGCTTCTCTATGTCCTCCCATCTACTGAGacctgacagacacagagagatgcataggagacacgcacacacacacacacacacacacacaaaagagcacacacacacacatttacatgcacgtacacacacactcgcaaGCTACTGAAATTTCTCCCGACCTGACAGGAGTGCACGGGCCGCCACCCGGTGAAGGACCAACCCCTGCAGACTCGGGCTGTTACCTGAGTTGTGCAGATTGATGCTGCGCAGATTGGGGAAGAGACGCCCCAGGGTGTCCTCAGAGTCCTGGATGCAGCTCAGGTTGCAGTTGGCCATGACCAGGGTCTCCAGGCCGGGGAACATGGAGCCGATCCTGCGCACCTCGGCCCAGTCCTGCAGGTTGTTGTCGGTGATGTGCAGCAGGCGCAGGGTGTGGCACGGCAGCGTGCAGGCCGACACGCCGGTGTACCCGTTCAGACACAGGAACAGCTCTTCCAGTCTGTCGgccggggggggtggggggggggaggacaGGAGCGACACCCGGATCAGTACACAACACGCACCGTTCGCCTCTCACATCTCTCCCACTGTAAAGGGCCGGACCTCCTGACAGAGGAGTTGTCTCTTATCCCCCAGGTCCACAGACAATAAATCCCTCTGGCTGACTCAAGAAAACCCAATCTGTCCCGAGGTGTGAGCAGTCAGTTGTGAGTGGCTGTTTATGAACACCGTAGAAATAAGATTGAACTTACTCTGGCATCTCCCGTGTGAGTACGAGCACCGTGTCCCAGGACACCTGGGTGTTGTTGAGGACCAGACGACGGACTCGGGCAAAGGCCTCGGCACTGCTAGGCTCCAAGACAACCTCGCTTAGTGGGTTGGAGCTCAGGTTGAGGAAGTCCAGATTAGGGATGTTTGACACAATCTTACTGATCTGAAAGGAGTGGCTTGAGATTAAGTATGTGACATCTCCATATAAAATGTCAATTCGTACAATGCCGTGGGTGAGGTGGCATAATTTAAACACAGTTTAAATTATTACTACTATGTTACTACTGTGTTATTACTACGTTATTACCATACAATTACTACCGTAGTACCGTGTGTGCACTCAAAAATCAGTCTTCTCGGGACGAGTACAATAGCGGGGTAGACCCACCTCATGCCAGTCTTGAAGCTTGTTGTGGGACAGGTCGAGCTCCACCACATGGGTACAGAAGGCAGCAATCTCCCGCTCTTCCCCTGCGTGGCTGATTCCGCAGCCGCTTAGGACCAACACACTGGGAAGGTTTAACCGATctaggagggagagagaagaacaaCTTAAATATCCCAGGCTCACTACCAACACTTAACCATTATTGTCCTTTTCATTTCAACCGAGCTGtaaaagagaaaggaaaataatatggGGTGCCAATTTTTTAAGAGTTCAATGACTGAACTGGGAGACCGCGGACGGACCACA
The sequence above is a segment of the Esox lucius isolate fEsoLuc1 chromosome 1, fEsoLuc1.pri, whole genome shotgun sequence genome. Coding sequences within it:
- the LOC105024122 gene encoding tubulin-specific chaperone cofactor E-like protein — protein: MEPLQERTVSCDSGLAERDIAGADPEGMWDSGAMDPPEQEGRTFMQVLSEKYSPENFPYRRGPGMGKVVVPTLPQGSPMKDRLNLPSVLVLSGCGISHAGEEREIAAFCTHVVELDLSHNKLQDWHEISKIVSNIPNLDFLNLSSNPLSEVVLEPSSAEAFARVRRLVLNNTQVSWDTVLVLTREMPELEELFLCLNGYTGVSACTLPCHTLRLLHITDNNLQDWAEVRRIGSMFPGLETLVMANCNLSCIQDSEDTLGRLFPNLRSINLHNSGLSRWEDIEKLNHFPKLEDVRLQGIPLLQNYTNTERRSLMVAHLPSVSSLNGSVVTYGEREDSERFFIRYHVDYPEDQLPYRYHCLVTKYGKLEPLAEIDLRPRCHAEVEVHCEDMVEQVSIRLDQTVAELKKQLRTVVQLSASQMRLYYIDKDSVFGPEEMKYHTRALHSYSIQDGDQLLVVPKTSKGTTATVKP